From Patescibacteria group bacterium, a single genomic window includes:
- a CDS encoding DUF1801 domain-containing protein has translation MRNYEAKNVDEYIKNTPDEAQPISREIRSVIKSAVPNASESISWGVPFYKYHGLLAGFSTFKNHIAFGLAFVLDDKSRQELETMGYATGKKTIQIKFNQKIPKKLITHLLLSRAKENEGKTLLILTYYLDFCILALGQFTGFTKS, from the coding sequence ATGAGAAATTATGAAGCAAAAAATGTGGATGAATACATCAAGAATACTCCAGATGAAGCACAGCCAATCTCGAGAGAAATTAGATCTGTTATTAAATCCGCAGTGCCCAATGCCTCAGAATCCATCAGCTGGGGAGTGCCGTTTTATAAGTATCATGGTCTCTTAGCTGGTTTCTCCACTTTCAAAAATCACATAGCTTTCGGTTTAGCATTCGTTCTCGATGATAAATCCCGCCAAGAATTAGAAACTATGGGCTATGCCACCGGCAAGAAAACTATTCAGATAAAATTTAACCAAAAAATTCCAAAGAAACTAATTACTCATCTCCTTCTGTCCCGTGCCAAGGAAAATGAAGGAAAAACTTTATTGATTTTAACTTATTATCTTGACTTTTGCATTTTGGCTTTAGGTCAATTTACAGGCTT